From Taeniopygia guttata chromosome 3, bTaeGut7.mat, whole genome shotgun sequence:
AAGCACTTTCCACACCCATGAAGTAATTCTACTCCTGTAGTGGATGCATTTTAAACTTTCTTCCTCCTGGGCTTACAGTGCTTGTTCTTTCTGTGCTTATTTGCcacctctgctgcctgtgccgCAACACTACCTAGAAACTCTTGGGACAGATTTGCCAAATTTTATATGAAACTTAACTTCAGAGTGGTGCTTTTTACTGcattataaatacataaatgtCAGTTGTCAGTTCAGAATTGTTCCAGGCTGTTTGCCCCCTGCTGTATATACCAGAGATTATTTACTTGGTTATTGGTCAGTCTTACatcaatttaaaattattcttctacCTTGTTCCCTTTGAAATGCAGAGTGAGCCAATACAGTTTCGACAAACTAGAGAACTGCTTTGATTTCTAGGCTAGTGGAAGTGATTTTTTGAGGACAGAATTCCCCCATCATGTAAATTAACTTTTGAGAAGCAGGCATCTTTAACTGTGCCTGAAAGACTAATGGTAGGTATCCTGTTAAAATTTTAGTGGGTAGGCTTCTGAAGGTGTCATCTTGAGGCACTTATCTTATAACTGTAGGCTTGAGGAAATGAAATTACACTGAAAAACTCTTCAATGCTAGGTGCACCTTTAGGTGTCCAATTATCTGATTTCAGCATCATTTGCTACATCTCCAGATGTAAACAGTATGATTTATTAGTTCTTAACAAAATTCATATTCTGAGAACATGTTTCATTGCTCATTCTCTGAATACCTCTACTGCCTTCCAAAGGCAAATAACTTGCGTTTTGTGATGATAGCATATAAATTCAGCCTGACAAAGAATGAATCTGTAGGACTGCTATCTACCTTGAGATCTTCTCACCCCCAGCTGCAAATGGCTTCCACAAGAGTCGATGCAGATTGCTGCTGGTTTGAGATAAGatttataaagaaaactgccAAAAAACATGTTAAAATATCCTTCCTGGGCTGCCTGGACTGTTAAGACTGCTGGTGTTTAAAGCAGTCTTTAGTTCCAACTCACCTAAGTTGGAATCTGAATGTCATCGATTGAAGTCAGCAGAAAAGATGGTTCTGATGTTTGGACAAACAAGCACTCAATGTCCTTagtgagagcagagctgcctgtgcctcTAGAAACATTTTGTCTAAAGGACTTTCCTAAAACTTATGTTCTAAAACTTTATGTTCTTATGAGCcatttaaaacaattattaCTACTTGAAATCCAGAGTGTTTATAAACTCATTCAGTGAGGTGATTATTACAGTATATGGATTACTAGAAGTGCCATTTAACAGTGCTGGCATTAACTGACTCCCATGGAAAATTGTTATGACAAATGAAGACTTAAAATTGCTTCAGCAGAAAATAATATAGTGCTGGCTTTAAAAGTCTGTGGTAGATAAACTGTAGGGTTTCCTTTTCTCCTAATCATACCAAACTTGTTGATAAGAACTCAAATAGTTCTACTTTTGAgtttactgtatttttctttttcctctatAGCAATGcagaaatttctgaaaaaagatTTCACATGAACAGCTTTGTGGCAGATTTTGGAAAACCTCTGGAGTCCGAGAGGGTCTTTTCTCACCAAATGGCTGAAGAGTCCCAGTCactttttcatttctgcatTAATGAAGTGGACCAtatgaacaaagaaaaagagagtCAGAAAGGTCCAAGTCTGGAGAGTAATACCCATTTCCAGGAGGTTCCCAAGAGCAGTGGAATGTTTGAGGAAGACCTACATTGTCTTACAAAATTTAACATTCCTAACTTTGTGAACACTGAGCAGAACTCTTCATTAGGTGAGGATGATCTCCTCATCTCAGAGCCGCCAATCATTTTGTAAAGCAAACTGGTTATGCAATCTTAACATTAGATCCTTGACTGAAAAATCTTTTACTTTAAGGCAAACATCGCTGTTATTGTCTAGTCTGAAGCTTTTCTTGGCCTCCTGCTCTTTTGACAGAAGGTATTTCAGACCTGTGCTTTTTATTGTACGTAAGACTGGCTGTACACTGATAGAACTCCGTTTAGACAAGAAGTAAGACACTGAATGCTTTATTCTGATGCCTTCTGTGGTCTAAAATTTCTGCCCAGTATTATTTTtgctctattattttttttttgtttgtttgtttcttgtattgttcttcatttttaaatgactACTTATGACCAGCTTCTGAAGGATAATAATTTACAAGGATTGTGAAGGCTGGAGCCTGGCATTGGGTCTCTTAAAATTCACTGGCCAAGAAAAGTGTAAATCTCAAAGAAGACTGAAGAAGCCCCTGGGGATGTTCTGTAGTTAATGCCGCTCCCAATAAGGATGCCCGAAGCTGAGCACCACAGTAAATATCTGCTTGGGACTAACTTCAGTTTCTGATCCCTACTGCTTTTTGGTGCAGGTTAAACCAAATTTACAAAGCTTCCAGAGGGAATACCTTGCAAATTAAATTGTTTGGTTACACTGTTTACAAAATGCTATCACCACCTGCTGCTGAGTAAAAGCAAATAGGTGCCAGTAATTATACTTCAGAATGAcacctcagcagctgcctgtgATGTCATGGAATTAGTGTtctacacacaaacacaaactgTGATTTGacgtccttttttttttttttttttttttttctgctaattgCTGATGTGAACTTCCAGTTCAGTAATTACAGGATTAAGTAGCTACATCAcaggaaataagaaaaaccCCTATTTTTCTGCCAATAAAGTTGCTACATGCAAACAGTGGTGTTATGCTAAGCTGATGCCATGTGTTGCTAATAGGCCGAACCTTCCTATGCTTTTTGCCTTCACAAAAAGTCATTTCTTTACTCATTGGCCAGTGAAGTGCTAGCAGGCTTTGAGCTGAGAGGACCAACTCCTTAAGTGTAGCTAAGCTATGCTTGCTCCATCTTCTTTTTGTCCTCAGTTGGGAGAGTGTTGCAACCCCAGCTGTTCTCCCAGTGAAAGATTTGTTAAGGATTTGAATAGGTATGGTTTCAATCTTTATTTTTTAGAGACGGAATTACAATTCTGAACCTTTGAGAGTACTTAAAAGTTGTATTTCAGCTATCTTCAAAAGATGGGAACTAATGGCTGAATGGTTTTAGAGGAAGCATATAAAATGCAGAGGTACCAGGTTCAAGCCCTTTGCTGGATTTCAAATATGCTCTGCAGGAAGTTCCTAATTGAGATGAAAAGAGTGGATTCCACACATGCCTAACTGGATTTTCCTGAAATTAACATGCTTTGTATCCAACACATCTGTGTTCCAGGTTAGAGACCTGCTGATACATTCTTCAGCCACTAAAATGGTGATTAATTCACCCCTTCTTCACCTTACAAATAGGAAGAAGAGTGAATGGGTTGAGCATTTAAAGAATACAAATTGTGTAGGAAGAGTGCAAGGAAATATCTTTTGTTTTTATGTCCTATGCCCTTATTACACACCACTTACAACTCAATTTCCTGTTTTCAAATATGATTTTTGCAGGACTTGCTAGTGTTTAAAGCAACAGAGGATTACACTTAGAATAAAGCAGAGACTCTAAAGCTAGCAGGTTATTGCTGAAAATAGCTCCCAGAGAAGACTGAAATGAACCCTGTTCTGAATGAGCACAGCTCCAGTAAAATGTTTCCAGTGGAGAAAAGGCCTTGTTTCACAGGAAGTACAGAACTACAACTATGAAGGCTGTAGTGTGGACTTTCCTTTTCCTAAATCTGGGAAATCTGTCTCTGAATATGGCATCTACTTCCTGCTGAGGCGCCTCAGTAACTATCAGCTATCTGATTGTTAAGCTTTGAAGCTCAATATCGTTCTTGCTAACACACTGTGGTTCTTGTACTAAATGGGGCTTTTATAGCCGATTTCTGGATGAGTGAGCTGCCTTCAGTAATGTTCGAactattattttcattttgtttttttttttttcctttgccgTGCTTGAAAACAATAGAATTGTTTTGAAAGCAATTGTCTTGAAAGCAATGCTGCTTGAAGGAAGGACAAATCTACATGGAATCCATCTCTTTTACAACTGAGAAATGAAGGATATTTTTAAGCCATTTAAAACTACATTTCATggatcatttaggttggaaaaagaCTTTGAAGGTCATAAAGTCCAACAattaactcagcactgccaagtcccaGTCTAAATCATCTCACTCTGCACCACAAGGCTTTTTAAAACCTCTAGGGATGATAACtccactgcttccctgggcagtctgttccactGCTTCACAACccctttgggggaaaaattctCAAAAGTTTCAAAGTTTCAAAATAATGCAGATGGAGTTTTAGAAAAAGAAGATGCTGCTACTCCCTGTAGGCTAGCCTATGCTTTTCTTCTCCTACCATAAATCTCAGTGGCTTTTCTTTGGTACATAACTACTACTTTGGGGAGAAAAGGTGGATATTGGCAATAATGCCTAGATGAACAGTACTTAATAAAATGACCCAGAGATGATGCCAACTTAACTTACAACACATTTGAATTGCATAGTTAATATCCTTCTGCACCATGTATTAATCCTGTAAAGCTATTTAAGTGTTTGGTTCCTGCTTCTATTCTTTCCTGATGACAGATCTACTTTTTCATCTTATCTCCCTTCTATATTTGAAGTCCTTCATGCtgcttttctcagaaaaataacCTGTCAGTCCCCGCTGTGGAGCTCCCACACCACTTCAGAAACACTGTGGCAGCAAGTCTGATTCAGATTTTTGCTCTGCCTCAAAGCAGAGCCAGGCAAACACAAAAACGTTCTGCAGTCTTCAAAAGCAGCTATTTTAAGGTtgtccttcctttttttccctttttaaagaATAACACATAACTTGCCTCAGGGAAAAGGGCAATATATaacctgttaaaaaaaaaatccatcttttcTCAGAAAATCAACTCATTGATGCACTATAAACTAGAATAAAAAGTGTTCTAATCAGAGCAATCTTCAAAAGGAGTACTTGGAATTTAATGGTGtttgaaaatggaatttttgtgAGTTTTCTTAGTGCTTGGCCTCAAGCCTCCTCTCAAAACTCAATATAAATGCATTACCTGCAGCTGATTTAACTGCAGAGAGACACAGCTATATATGTTTGTTTGCCTAAACATGTCTTGTATTCTGGAAGAACTTACTAGATCAAGTTATTTATCCCAGTTTTCAAAGGTAAATACTTGCAAAATGCTCTTCTATATAACAATTTTAGTTGtgtatcttaaaaaaaaaaaaaaggcaaaacctcaCAACCTATAATGTAAAATCATTAAATGCCTACTCatagagaagagaaagagaatggTAAAACTGTGAACCTCTCTACTACAATCCAGAGCCATAGAGTCTCTGAGACTGCAAGGTGAAGTGAATAGGATATTTTTTGTAATGAAATTAAGTTTTTATGCACCTGAGCCCTCCACCTTGAATACTCTGACATTTTTTGGCCACATTTTAGCCTTGGATATTGACAGGTAGCAAGGACAGCAGAGAAGGACCTTCTACCAAATGTTCCTCAATGAGAGCAAGAGAGGCCTGTGCTTTCTTATTTCTGGATGAGAGTTATATAGTTAGCTATTTGAAATGCTACTTTTAATTCAGAGATATCACTGGATTTCTGTTCAAGAGTCAGGGCAGCACTTGATACATAACCCCCTCATTCCTTGCAGAAGTGGACTGGCACAGCTAGTGCTggtatatttttctttgtactttCCAGAAAAGGTTAAATATGGAATAGAGGGGCAGACTTCAAAATGTATTATGTGCTATCAAATAAAGTCTTCATTCACAATAACCTATTTAATTTGTTACATGAACAATTTTGACATGTATTTCATAGAACTGGAAATGGaacacactgctgctgtctctgcccCAAGTGCCATGATGAAATCTGATCATTTTCTGCACATCATGTTTTCCTCTCTTGAAGCAATCTAGGTCACTGAGTCACCTAGCCAGCTGTACACATGATTTCTTAAAAGCTTCAAACATGACAATTCAAATTATTATACTCTAGCTGCTTTGCTGTAAACAGATGAAGTCCAGCTAAGCATTAGGCAATGATTTAAAGATACTACATTTAATTCTTTTAATCCATCCATTATGCCTCCTGGAAATGCATGATGAAACAGGATGGcacaagaagaggaaaaatatacACATCAGGAGTATATAGTTATAGAACTCTTGAAAGATCTCACTGAAATCCTCAGAGAGTCAGTAACAACTCCAGAAGAGAACTTCAAACTTACATCTTAGTTCTCTAAAAGGTCACCCTAACAGCAGCCACTGAAGCCCAGAGAGTCTGTTACTGTGCAGAGGGACCACTTCATGGTAAATGCCTAAAAACTGAAGACCATGCTTCAGTGTACAGCTGCAGAAATACTTgtaagaaaatgttaaaaaccaTCTGATAGCTTACAGTAATGGTAAATAATACTGTCCCTTCTCAGTAAAATGGGACTCAGAGAGAGAATTTAATTCCAACCATGTAAGATACCAGCATTTGCTGAGAACTGACTGTAAGAACTATAAAAAGTTTTTGAATGAACTGCATGAACATTAGGGCAACCCTCTGTTGCTGACTTTAGCATCATACATGTGAGAGAGTTTCCAGTAACTAGAAATGCTTCCCCTAGGATTCCTGTCCTAGGAACCTCCATCCGGGACCTGGCCTCTCTGGGAACACAAGGCTTGCAATAGTAGAAAAAACATCTCTCACTTCAGGTCACACACTTTAATACAGTGTTACACATATAGCAAATTTTACAGGAAATAAATTAGTTGAAATGATTAAATTTGTATCCTTTTCATTTGCAAAACAGACCCAAATCAAGAAAATGCATTATATTTACACATAGCTGATATTTTATATACAAAGCACTTTTATATTTACACATTTTATGAATATAGACTAATACTTTGTTAGATAGCGGCcaaataaaaacactgaaaacatcTGAACATGAAACAGTCAAGATTTCCATATTAATTAGCAACCAACCATCCTTTTTAAATATctatgtatatgtgtatataggttcattttatgtttgtgtatgtgccaaaaagaaaaatccttgcACTAAATGGTATAATTTGTTATACTCTTTTGTTTTATATGCATGCTATGCCACATGCTTTTGTGAGATAAAATGCCATTTACTGCTGGTCCCTGAAGAACACAATACATAAACACACAAGCACAGACCTGAACTATTTCACATCTGACTTACGCTTTGTTCAACCAATCCAGCAGGTCCTTAGGGACCTAAGAAGTACATTCTAGCTTTCATCTTCTCTTTGCCCTAAATAAGTAGAGATTATTGAGATGCAACCTCAATATTGTGCTTTGGAATTCTTAAGGACTTGCAGCCACTGAAGCTTCGAACTAATAATCTACTGATTTATTGGGAAAGCATGCCTTCCAACCACCAAATAGCCATCATCATCTATTATgaatttccttcattttaaatGCTGCTTCTTGCTTTTAGCAGCAGGTTTTTCATATATATTAAGTGTAATAGCCATGCTCATCATCCCCCCCAGGTTCCTCTCTGGAAAAGTGCAGTTCCTATGGCTTCAGAGGTTCCTAGGGCTACACTTCCTGGAGTGATGATTCTTCTCTCCCTCCACTGCATCTATCTCTTTCTTGAAACGAGAGACCAAAAGTGTAGCACCCTAAGATAACAAatttgtgctgcagcaggaattgcTCCTATGTACCAGCTCTACAGCACAGGTGTGTAACTGGCAGGGCctgaggagagggagaaagcAACAGCCTCCAACATTCAGGGTGTTACCTGCCATGATGCCTGTTAGTTCAGCAGGAAGTTACCTCCACATTTGTTATTTTGGTCTTGTTTTCGGTTGggtggcttttcttttccttttctgctttttatttttcttttatttttttcccctggccCCTTTCCTATCTTGCTCAATATTTTAATTCCAAATTTCCCCGCCTACACATCCCTGAAGTCTAAGCTTTAGCACACTGTCTTCACATCTGACTGGTCTCTTAGCATGTCAAGATCACCTACAGAGGTACTTACTGTGTCAGATCCTGAACAGCCCATTGTAAAAACCTTATCAATACAGCCTTCCCTTTTAAAAGGGACACCAATAACTATACTCACACTGCATTTtataggtttttttctgtatctgcCCTGTAAGAATTTAGCCAGACCCACTCTGCCATCAGTCTTACCAACACAGCTGGAATaatctgaaaaggaaacaaagaacaGCTTGAATGTGAGCACCACCAGGAATGCCTGCTCTGTTCCAGCCCTTCAATCATTCACTAAAGTGCAAAGTGGTCTTAAGGGAAGGaatattatattaatttgaGGGAGAGAAGCAAATGTTAGAAAAAGATGCTTTTCCTGTCCTATGGAATGAAATACATCAATGCTATACACTAAACATAGCCAAACCAAAATGCTTACTACTCAAATTTTTCACAAAGGAATTACTATAAGACACGTTAGAAAACaaacttaaaaatattcaggCATGTTCTACAGTCTGTGAAAAAGGAAACTTTTCAATGGTAGTTGAATTTATGGAATAATCTCAATATTCctgttattaaaaatatgtaaaatttattactaataaatatGTACATTTATTACTAATAAAATAGAAGACATACAGTATTGCTTAATGCAAATCTGCCTCTGGACATGAGAGATTCCAGAGAAGACCAGAATGCAATACAATTAATATATGTTACAATAATGATTTTCAATAGCATTTCTATACATAACTTTGAATattaaaattctgcttctctATTTAACTACTACCTAATCATGTCTTCTAACAGCTGTCTGTCACTCTGAATCCACTGGAATCAGGTGCAGGAATAACGACACCTTGTTTCTGCAGTTCACGTAAAACATCCAGTATTGAATCCAACTCTATTCGAAATTTCTCCAGTTCCTGATTCttctgctgtgccagccttcGCCACTTCTCAGCCTCCTGGGTTTGCCTTACTTCAGAAATGTGTTGTCCTAGTTGGGTTGCCTGCAAATAAAGAAGAAAGTCAGCACTGTGACTTCCTATGCCAATgcccaggcagtgctgccacTTTGCAAAAATCTGCCACATCATTTTATCTGATGCTCAGTCTCAAAGCTGAATTGTCACGTTTAGTGGAAGCAAGTTGTTACGGATATTAGAAAAATCATTCTGATTGCAATGAAttcctttaaatatttgcaCTAATGACAGAAGGGTAGAATTGATTATTGACTAATGAGCCCCAGGAGAATTTAACTTATCCTCTCTGAAGCAGTAATTAAATTTGAATATTTAAGGCAAAGATGAGCATATAACATAAAACCTTCTATAAATCAAAATTAGCTTTTTGAATTTCCACTTAAATGTggtaattaaaataatgctcTGTAAAACAAACTAAATCTGAGTGACATGTTGTAGCCTACTAATCTACTTTTAAAACCCACAAGTTCTATGAATTATCAGAAAATGTCCTGTAGCCACAGAGATCTGATGCTGCTGCAGATAAAGGTCTGAATAACTTTAACATGAATCCCTGACATATGGGATTCATGTTAAGTTACACAACATAAGAAGTGTCATAAGATATCAAAAGCTCCACACCACAATTAATTGTAACAGATCTTTTAAAGAGAGCCTATCACTTAAAGGCCATAATTATCATATTTGTAGTTTGATACTAAGGATAACCTGTTAACTTCATGCTCAGTAATTTCCTTTTcaacattatttattttgatataATTCATTTGGACAACTGTTCAATGCCCCAATGCTGATGGTTAAAGGGGAAAAACTaggacaaaacaaaacccaaagcttAATACATAACAAGGGCAGGAGCACCACAAAAACCTGAAATTATTTAGTACTAATTATgtatattattatttctttaaaaaatgccCAAAACATTACGAAACATCTTAGTAAATATTATTAGTATTCAGTGAGCTAGATCACAGAGTAGGCAGCAGCCAACACCTCACAGAAATTACTAGTAAAGACACTCTCACATGatataaaagcaaattaatagcaaaaaatGAACTGTATTACAGCCACCTTTAGCAGGACAGAATGcgaaaaaaaccaaacccaaaaacagTGGCAgtaggatttatttttaatccaatgaCTTGTTTTATGCACAAGtcttttttgaaagaaagtAAGCATCTGATATAGCAATGTACAAGAAGAAATCCTtccacaacaaaaaaatctgtatatTAAAAGCATATTCCTTGagatctgattttaaaatttaaaataaaataagatatTACTATACTTTTAATGTAGCTTTTCTGAATAGGGCTACAAGGGCTAGATAATTACAGTTCAATTGAGGATTATATCATAGGTTAAACTCTGCACTCCAAACTCTTGTCGTTTTCAGTAGCTCACTTTCATTGTAAAACTCAAGTATGAAATAATGATATTGTCTCCAGAGGTCTGTCTGGAGTGCAGCCCTCTGGAACACCAAGACCTTCTTAGACCAGGCTGCAAGGCAGTTACACAAGTAATCTTAATTAGCACATCAGGGTCGAGCTGACCAGGCCTCCACCTGCACTCACTTGCATTAGCAGGCAAAGACAAAGCCATGGCTGCATAAAAACTACTTTCCTCCTGCAGTGTGAGCTAAATAAGCCTGAATAAATACCATAAAATTACAGTTAAACCAATAAATTGCTCTTGAGAAGTAAATGCAGCTATGCACTGGTGTACCTTTTGAATTATACGCTCTCTTTCTGCATGTCTGCTCTCTATAtgcttgattttcttttccaggcacaagaaatgtttcatttcaggACTCTGGCTCTCTCTAGCATCTCTCAGTTCTTCCAACAATTTTGTCACCTACAGTCAAAGAGAATTTATGAAAATTGTTATCATTGTGTTGGGTAGTGTATAAATCAGATtacttaaaaatgtatttgcattGTTTAATCATTACATTCAAAAGCTGTAGAAAGGAAGACATAAAAGAGAAATCTCCTTTGTTCAAAAGCTTTAACAGGGACTCAGCGACTTaggatttttcatttctaaGAAGTAGCTTGAGGACATGAAAGTCTAGTCCTCTTTGATAAATCCAGTCCTGTTAATAATGTTATGAAGAGATTGTGTTCTGTCACATTTTATACTTCATACAACAAAAGTTAACAGAGACTATTATGATTAGATGTTCTTACACTTTCTCTTCTGACACCCAAGATAAAGACCAAATATAAAAGATACCAGTGTATTTCTAGGAACTAAATTAATTAAAGACATGCTGCTAAGAGACATGATTAGGAGCCTGcatgtaagtttaataattacCAGGGAAAATAATTTGACAATGACTTAAAACTGATTTCCTAATCCTCCAGAAATTCCGGGAAGCTTTCTTATAAAGCCCTACTGGTTTATTCTCATTCTTTGCCTACTTTAAACGACTTGATATTCCTTCATTTAACATCCAAAGTATTTTGGTCACTCTTAACGTGTGGAAATAAACTAAAGTGAAAACTTTGGCATCTTTATCTTTTATGACAGTCCTTAGCTTCCCTTAGCCAATATATTTGAGAGCTGCTACCCCTCTTCAAGCCCTCAGTCATCCTTGCCTCTGCTGTGAATTCAGGTAGCTGGAAGCTTTGTGTCTTCATGTGATATTATAAATCTTACTGAGAAGTGACTCTGAGGCAGCTTACTATTATTTAACATTTCAAGGTGGCCTTCTGAAATTACAAGGCCTATGTCAGTATAGTTTTGCCTGTCCATTACTCCAGCAGTTTTGAACCTGTTCAGCCATGTTCATCTGAGGAGCAGAAGTCTTAGTTTCAAAAGGTTTGTGCAACTAAGTGTCTGCTGCTTGGCTGCTAAGTGGTCCAACTGAAGGGAAGGGCTGATGTGTGGTTTCAAGTATATAgttaaatacaattaaaaaaaaatagtgaaaagatctcacaaggggaaaaaagcccaggGAGAAAACGGGCTCTGTGTATTTTACCAGCAACAGAA
This genomic window contains:
- the MRAP2 gene encoding melanocortin-2 receptor accessory protein 2, with the translated sequence MLQMCVFSFAFILKGLYLLRCKMSALRLISNRTSQQALSNSDYTWDYEYYEYGPVSFEGLKAHKYSIVIGFWVGLAVFVIFMFFVLTLLTKTGAPHQDNAEISEKRFHMNSFVADFGKPLESERVFSHQMAEESQSLFHFCINEVDHMNKEKESQKGPSLESNTHFQEVPKSSGMFEEDLHCLTKFNIPNFVNTEQNSSLGEDDLLISEPPIIL